From Pyxicephalus adspersus chromosome 7, UCB_Pads_2.0, whole genome shotgun sequence, a single genomic window includes:
- the LOC140336074 gene encoding gamma-crystallin-3-like: protein MGKDSANIVSYIKCIVLLSQIIFYEDRNFQGRSYECNLECSDLSQYFSRCNSIRVESGNWILYEHPHFRGHQYYLRRGEYPDFQQWMGFNDSIRSCRLSPQHEGSFRINIYEREDFRGQMMEFTEDCPQVNERFRFNEIHSVNVQDGYWMFYEEPNYRGRQYYLRPGEYRRFTEWGATNPRIGSFRRIYHLY, encoded by the exons ATGGGAAAG GATTCCGCAAATATTGTcagttacataaaatgtattgttcttcTTTCACAGATCATCTTTTATGAGGACAGAAACTTCCAGGGGCGCTCCTATGAGTGCAATCTGGAATGCTCAGACTTGTCCCAGTATTTCAGCCGCTGCAATTCCATCCGTGTAGAAAGTGGAAACTGGATCTTGTATGAGCACCCCCATTTTAGAGGACATCAATATTATCTTAGGAGGGGAGAATATCCTGATTTCCAGCAGTGGATGGGCTTCAATGATTCCATCAGATCTTGCCGACTGAGCCCCCAG CATGAAGGATCTTTTAGAATAAACATCTATGAAAGAGAAGACTTCAGAGGTCAGATGATGGAGTTCACTGAAGATTGTCCTCAAGTTAATGAGAGATTCCGCTTTAATGAAATCCACTCTGTCAATGTCCAGGATGGATACTGGATGTTCTATGAGGAGCCCAACTACAGAGGACGTCAATATTACCTGAGACCTGGAGAGTACAGGAGATTTACTGAATGGGGTGCAACTAACCCCAGAATTGGTTCCTTCAGACGTATTTATCATTTGTATTAA